In Streptomyces sp. NBC_00448, the following are encoded in one genomic region:
- a CDS encoding radical SAM protein, producing MTSADVSTRPGPRPATDEPRQVHLVDLTVMPSVRYSAVLGYMQAAAQADPELAASCSFTKHVYMKAGDAFEGACAKVLDALDNPLAVAFTVYYWNRASSTELARRVKERWPSCRIVLGGNDVTHQQEAVFAEAPWVDVLVHGEGEIRFRDLLRVFLHQEERAAAEKELAEVPGISFLRTDGEVETTAEAPRIADFDELPSPFEGDVWSDEDIARSQMLVYETNRGCPYSCSFCYWGTGATNSRVRQFSMERIKAELERIIRVCADNTRMFIADANFGMLARDVEIAEHVVELCQRYNKRLLVMTNWAKNTNGRVVEIASILYKAGLTGAITLSAQSFNAEVLQIANRKNIRVSHYRRMQTQFRALDIPTYTDLIWGLPGETLVSLLEGIEEAIASGGSPVVYPLFLLNNTDYTHERFRDEHGLRTTHMPCDPGSTDLYSDVVTEHSRMPFEDWLTGIVLRLPLTLFHKCLLRCTLRVLAETSGARTVDLLQLLETFLREKVEDPVVAWLMADYERAWREPDNFDAKTIYGHAGRSMIQEEIHYQAILRRMVSDEGRAARHARAAVDFLYEALAEQGRPLPDRAELDRVTELDMAAAAVFRAGITHEAEQHDIAVPAPMYEVLRSYGDVPAQSGLASSADGLVHGRVEVPEFRARYPFSPYTLSVWHASGRPLHDVNISLTVQQLPERGMDENEADAVSHIA from the coding sequence ATGACGTCAGCCGACGTGTCGACCAGGCCCGGTCCGCGCCCTGCCACCGATGAGCCGCGCCAAGTGCACCTGGTCGACCTGACCGTGATGCCAAGCGTCCGCTACAGCGCCGTACTCGGCTACATGCAGGCAGCCGCCCAGGCCGACCCGGAGCTCGCCGCGAGCTGCTCCTTCACCAAGCACGTGTACATGAAGGCCGGGGACGCCTTCGAGGGCGCCTGCGCCAAGGTGCTGGACGCCCTGGACAACCCCTTGGCCGTCGCCTTCACGGTGTACTACTGGAACCGGGCCAGCTCCACGGAGTTGGCCCGCAGGGTCAAGGAGCGCTGGCCGAGCTGCCGCATCGTGCTCGGCGGCAACGACGTGACGCACCAGCAGGAGGCCGTGTTCGCGGAAGCACCCTGGGTGGACGTCCTCGTCCACGGCGAAGGAGAGATCCGCTTCCGCGACCTGCTGCGGGTCTTCCTGCACCAGGAGGAGCGGGCCGCTGCCGAGAAGGAACTGGCCGAAGTTCCCGGCATCAGCTTCCTGCGCACCGACGGCGAGGTGGAGACCACCGCCGAGGCCCCGCGCATCGCCGACTTCGACGAACTGCCCTCGCCGTTCGAGGGCGACGTCTGGTCCGACGAGGACATCGCGCGGTCCCAGATGCTGGTGTACGAGACCAACCGCGGCTGCCCCTACTCCTGCTCCTTCTGCTACTGGGGAACCGGGGCCACCAACTCCAGGGTCCGCCAGTTCTCGATGGAACGCATCAAGGCCGAACTGGAGCGGATCATCCGGGTCTGCGCCGACAACACCCGGATGTTCATCGCCGACGCCAACTTCGGCATGCTCGCCCGCGACGTCGAGATCGCCGAACACGTGGTGGAGCTGTGCCAGCGCTACAACAAGCGGCTGCTGGTGATGACCAACTGGGCGAAGAACACCAACGGCCGCGTCGTGGAGATCGCCAGCATCCTGTACAAGGCGGGGCTGACCGGCGCCATCACGCTGTCCGCGCAGTCCTTCAACGCCGAGGTGCTGCAGATCGCGAACCGGAAGAACATCCGGGTGTCGCACTACCGCCGGATGCAGACCCAGTTCCGCGCCCTGGACATCCCGACCTACACCGACCTCATCTGGGGCCTGCCCGGTGAGACCCTCGTATCACTCCTGGAGGGCATAGAGGAGGCGATAGCCTCCGGCGGCTCCCCCGTCGTCTACCCGCTGTTCCTGCTGAACAACACCGACTACACGCACGAGCGGTTCCGCGACGAGCACGGTCTGAGGACCACGCACATGCCCTGCGACCCGGGCAGCACGGACCTGTATTCCGATGTGGTGACCGAGCACTCGCGGATGCCGTTCGAGGACTGGCTCACCGGGATCGTCCTTCGGCTGCCGCTGACGCTCTTCCACAAGTGCCTGCTGCGCTGCACGCTGCGGGTGCTCGCCGAAACCTCCGGGGCGCGCACGGTCGACCTGCTCCAACTGCTCGAGACCTTCCTGCGCGAGAAGGTCGAGGACCCGGTCGTGGCCTGGCTGATGGCCGACTACGAGCGTGCCTGGCGCGAGCCGGACAACTTCGACGCCAAGACGATCTACGGCCACGCGGGGCGGTCGATGATCCAGGAGGAGATCCACTACCAGGCGATACTGCGCCGGATGGTGAGCGACGAGGGCCGCGCCGCCCGGCATGCCCGCGCCGCCGTGGACTTCCTGTACGAGGCGCTCGCCGAGCAGGGACGTCCGCTCCCGGACCGCGCCGAACTCGACAGGGTGACCGAACTGGACATGGCCGCAGCGGCGGTGTTCCGGGCCGGGATCACCCACGAGGCGGAGCAGCACGACATCGCCGTTCCGGCGCCGATGTACGAAGTGCTGCGGTCGTACGGCGACGTGCCCGCCCAGTCCGGCCTGGCCTCGTCGGCCGACGGCCTCGTGCACGGCCGTGTCGAGGTACCCGAGTTCCGTGCGCGCTACCCCTTCAGCCCGTACACGCTGTCCGTCTGGCATGCGAGCGGACGCCCCTTGCACGATGTCAACATCAGCCTGACCGTGCAGCAGCTGCCGGAACGCGGCATGGACGAGAACGAGGCGGACGCGGTGTCCCACATCGCGTAG
- a CDS encoding glycoside hydrolase family 27 protein, with the protein MRPTAPARPALPHGYARPLRRPLAAAVAALLMLSLLVLFGSTPRAHALDNGLARTPPMGFNDWNAFGCSVSEQLIEQTADYLVSSGLKDDGYTYVNIDDCWMTKNRDSAGNLVPDPAKFPDGISGTAAYVHAKGLKLGIYESAGTATCAGYPGSLDHEQQDANSFASWGVDYLKYDNCNNQGVPWEQRYDAMRDALASTGRPIVFSMCEWGEDNVWTWGAATGNLWRTTGDINASFGSMLSIYHSNVQLAQYAGPGAWNDPDMLEVGNGMSFTEDRSEFSLWAEMAAPLIAGTDLRSATPATLSLYGNKAVIAVDQDSLGKQGTQVSSSGGLDVLTKPLSNGDVSVALFNENSGTATISTTAAAVSAPSASSYKLTNLWTNEVSTTSGAISASVPGHGTVMFRVSPGSGSSVGTTHPLLGASSHRCLDANGGATAPGTAIDIWDCDGGSNQAVTLTSAGELRLYGGTQCLDAYDNQTTSGTKVELWTCNGGANQQWHLNPDGTVTGTQSGLCLDVTGGDKPAGNTNGTALELWSCNGGANQQWSLS; encoded by the coding sequence ATGCGCCCCACAGCACCCGCACGACCAGCGCTCCCGCACGGGTACGCGCGCCCGCTCCGCCGGCCGCTGGCGGCAGCGGTCGCGGCCCTGCTGATGCTCTCCCTGCTCGTCCTGTTCGGCTCGACCCCCCGGGCGCACGCCCTGGACAACGGCCTGGCCCGTACGCCCCCGATGGGCTTCAACGACTGGAACGCGTTCGGCTGCAGCGTCAGCGAGCAGCTCATCGAGCAGACCGCGGACTACCTGGTCTCCTCGGGCCTGAAGGACGACGGGTACACCTACGTCAACATCGACGACTGCTGGATGACGAAGAACCGCGACTCGGCCGGGAACCTCGTGCCCGACCCGGCGAAGTTCCCCGACGGGATCAGCGGCACCGCGGCGTACGTCCACGCCAAGGGCCTCAAGCTCGGCATCTACGAGAGCGCCGGCACCGCGACCTGCGCCGGCTACCCCGGCAGCCTCGACCACGAGCAGCAGGACGCGAACAGCTTCGCGTCCTGGGGCGTGGACTACCTGAAGTACGACAACTGCAACAACCAGGGCGTGCCCTGGGAGCAGCGCTACGACGCCATGCGGGACGCGCTCGCCAGTACCGGCCGGCCCATCGTCTTCAGCATGTGCGAGTGGGGCGAGGACAACGTGTGGACCTGGGGGGCCGCCACCGGCAACCTGTGGCGCACCACCGGTGACATCAACGCGTCGTTCGGTTCGATGCTGTCGATCTACCACAGCAACGTGCAGCTCGCGCAGTACGCAGGGCCGGGCGCCTGGAACGACCCGGACATGCTGGAGGTCGGCAACGGCATGTCCTTCACCGAGGACCGCAGCGAGTTCAGCCTGTGGGCGGAAATGGCCGCGCCGCTGATCGCCGGCACCGACCTGCGCTCGGCCACCCCGGCCACGCTGTCGCTCTACGGCAACAAGGCGGTCATCGCGGTCGACCAGGACTCGCTGGGCAAGCAGGGCACCCAGGTGTCGTCCTCCGGCGGGCTCGACGTGCTCACCAAGCCGCTGTCCAACGGCGACGTGTCGGTGGCGCTGTTCAACGAGAACTCCGGCACGGCCACCATCAGCACCACGGCCGCCGCGGTCTCCGCACCGTCCGCCTCGTCGTACAAGCTGACCAACCTGTGGACCAACGAGGTCAGCACCACCAGTGGCGCGATCTCGGCCTCCGTGCCCGGCCACGGCACCGTGATGTTCCGGGTCTCCCCCGGCAGCGGCAGCAGCGTCGGCACCACCCACCCGCTGCTCGGCGCCTCCTCGCACCGCTGCCTGGACGCGAACGGCGGCGCGACCGCCCCCGGCACCGCGATCGACATCTGGGACTGCGACGGCGGCAGCAACCAGGCCGTCACCCTCACCTCGGCCGGTGAACTGCGGCTGTACGGCGGGACCCAGTGCCTGGACGCCTACGACAACCAGACCACCTCCGGCACCAAGGTCGAGCTGTGGACCTGCAACGGCGGCGCCAACCAGCAGTGGCACCTCAACCCGGACGGCACCGTCACCGGCACCCAGTCCGGCCTGTGCCTCGACGTCACCGGCGGCGACAAACCGGCCGGCAACACCAACGGCACCGCGCTGGAGCTGTGGTCCTGCAACGGCGGCGCCAACCAGCAGTGGAGCCTGTCCTGA
- a CDS encoding DoxX family protein, which produces MAVLRRFARPLLATTFVGGGFATLRESAAAAPVGPSAPHDRYDPRGAPAPDDGLSPADRLRRIAQDPRQVALVTGSVRLGAGVLLALGRFPRVSAAALAATLVPTVLTEQPYWRLEDPRERARERARFFQDVSLLGGLLLAAADTHGKPSLAYRTRHAASDAGDSLHHAVESVTDGVKDLADEVKEFAVDVRDRLPGA; this is translated from the coding sequence ATGGCCGTACTGAGGAGATTCGCCCGCCCGCTGCTCGCCACCACGTTCGTCGGCGGCGGCTTCGCCACTCTGCGCGAGTCGGCGGCAGCCGCCCCGGTCGGGCCGTCCGCCCCGCACGACCGGTACGACCCGCGGGGCGCTCCGGCGCCCGACGACGGGCTCTCGCCGGCCGACCGGCTCCGGCGGATCGCCCAGGACCCGCGGCAGGTCGCCCTGGTCACCGGCTCGGTACGGCTCGGCGCGGGCGTGCTGCTCGCCCTGGGCCGCTTCCCGCGCGTGTCGGCGGCCGCGCTCGCGGCGACGCTCGTGCCGACCGTGCTCACCGAGCAGCCGTACTGGCGACTTGAGGACCCGCGGGAGCGCGCCCGCGAGCGGGCCCGCTTCTTCCAGGACGTCTCGCTGCTCGGCGGTCTGCTGCTGGCCGCGGCCGACACGCACGGCAAGCCGTCGCTGGCCTACCGCACCCGCCATGCCGCCTCCGACGCGGGCGACTCCCTGCACCACGCGGTCGAGAGCGTCACCGACGGTGTGAAGGACCTCGCCGACGAGGTGAAGGAGTTCGCCGTCGACGTCCGCGACCGCCTGCCCGGCGCCTGA
- the rpe gene encoding ribulose-phosphate 3-epimerase: MTAQINPSILSADFARLAEAADAAKGADWLHVDVMDNHFVPNLTLGLPVVEALGRATDIPLDCHLMIDQPDRWAPGYVEAGAGSVTFHVEAAAAPVRLAREIRAKGARASMALKPATPIEPYEDLLPELDMLLVMTVEPGFGGQAFLDIMLPKIRRTRALIDKYGLEMWLQVDGGVSAETIERCAEAGADVFVAGSAVYGTDDPAAAIRSLRAQADAVGAH, encoded by the coding sequence ATGACCGCGCAGATCAACCCCAGCATCCTGTCCGCCGACTTCGCCCGGCTCGCCGAGGCGGCCGACGCGGCCAAGGGTGCCGACTGGCTCCATGTCGACGTGATGGACAACCACTTCGTGCCGAACCTGACACTGGGCCTGCCGGTGGTCGAAGCGCTGGGCCGGGCCACGGACATCCCGCTCGACTGCCACCTGATGATCGACCAGCCCGACCGCTGGGCGCCGGGGTACGTCGAGGCCGGCGCGGGCTCCGTCACCTTCCACGTGGAGGCCGCCGCCGCGCCGGTCCGGCTGGCCCGCGAGATCCGCGCCAAGGGCGCCCGCGCCTCGATGGCGCTGAAGCCGGCCACCCCGATCGAGCCGTACGAGGACCTGCTGCCCGAGCTGGACATGCTGCTGGTGATGACGGTCGAGCCCGGCTTCGGCGGCCAGGCGTTCCTCGACATCATGCTGCCCAAGATCCGCCGTACCCGGGCACTGATCGACAAGTACGGCCTGGAGATGTGGCTCCAGGTCGACGGCGGGGTCTCCGCGGAGACCATCGAGCGCTGTGCCGAGGCCGGCGCCGACGTCTTCGTGGCCGGCTCCGCGGTCTACGGCACGGACGATCCGGCCGCCGCGATCCGGTCGCTGCGGGCGCAGGCCGACGCGGTCGGCGCGCACTGA
- a CDS encoding barstar family protein, with product MLVLDLAGVGDRQEFMDRVSADLRLPDWFGRNWDALADCLTDLSWWPVEPGGRRLHVRNWQGFAAELPREWRIVKDILRDAELFWRHTDSELAVIVEGEDPTDTAASGG from the coding sequence ATGCTCGTGCTCGATCTGGCCGGAGTGGGCGACCGGCAGGAGTTCATGGACCGGGTCTCCGCCGACCTGCGGTTGCCCGACTGGTTCGGGCGCAACTGGGACGCGCTCGCGGACTGCCTCACCGACCTGTCCTGGTGGCCGGTCGAGCCCGGCGGCCGGCGGCTGCACGTGCGCAACTGGCAGGGTTTCGCCGCGGAACTCCCGCGGGAGTGGCGGATCGTCAAGGACATCCTCCGGGACGCCGAACTCTTCTGGCGCCACACCGACAGCGAACTGGCCGTCATCGTGGAAGGCGAGGACCCCACCGACACCGCGGCTTCGGGTGGCTAG
- a CDS encoding sugar-binding transcriptional regulator translates to MGPGEMVQAAAMARRFYLEGKSKIQIAEEFGVSRFKVARVLETALERDLVRIEIRVPAELDAERSDALRAHYGLRHAVVVETPADQADAPDPENLGAVAADLLGELVSDGDVLGLAWGRSIITMANALDRLAPCTVVQLTGVYDVGTAERGSVEAVRTAAAVSGGEAHPLYAPMVLADPATAAALRAQGQIAAAMSYFEKVTVAVVSIGSWEAGISTVYDAVSGAEREHYASLGVAAEMSSHLFDARGRRVGRDLRDRCITIDADRLRRIPEVLAIAGGMRKAEAINAVLRSGLVTSLVTDTAAADFLLHSTGPAPRPALDRVDPDGSLATGG, encoded by the coding sequence ATGGGCCCGGGCGAGATGGTCCAGGCCGCGGCGATGGCACGTCGCTTCTACCTGGAGGGCAAGTCCAAGATCCAGATCGCGGAGGAGTTCGGGGTCAGCCGCTTCAAGGTGGCCCGGGTGCTGGAGACCGCGCTCGAACGCGACCTGGTGCGGATCGAGATCCGGGTGCCCGCGGAGCTCGACGCCGAGCGCTCCGACGCGCTGCGCGCCCACTACGGGCTGCGGCACGCGGTTGTCGTGGAGACCCCCGCCGACCAGGCCGACGCGCCCGACCCGGAGAACCTCGGCGCGGTCGCCGCCGACCTGCTCGGCGAGCTGGTCAGCGACGGCGACGTGCTCGGCCTCGCCTGGGGCCGCTCCATCATCACCATGGCCAACGCGCTGGACCGGCTCGCGCCCTGCACCGTCGTCCAGCTCACCGGGGTGTACGACGTCGGCACCGCCGAGCGCGGCTCGGTCGAGGCGGTCCGCACCGCCGCGGCCGTCTCCGGCGGCGAGGCCCACCCGCTGTACGCGCCCATGGTGCTCGCCGACCCCGCCACCGCCGCCGCGCTCCGCGCCCAGGGCCAGATCGCCGCCGCGATGAGCTACTTCGAGAAGGTCACCGTCGCGGTCGTCTCGATCGGCTCGTGGGAGGCCGGGATCTCCACGGTGTACGACGCCGTCTCCGGTGCCGAGCGCGAGCACTACGCGAGCCTCGGGGTGGCCGCGGAGATGTCGTCGCACCTCTTCGACGCCCGCGGGCGCCGGGTCGGACGGGATCTGCGGGATCGGTGCATCACGATCGACGCGGATCGGCTGCGCCGCATTCCGGAGGTGCTCGCCATCGCCGGGGGGATGCGGAAGGCCGAGGCGATCAACGCGGTGCTGCGGTCCGGGTTGGTGACGAGCCTCGTGACGGACACGGCCGCGGCGGATTTCCTGCTGCACTCCACCGGGCCGGCGCCCCGTCCCGCGCTGGACCGGGTCGACCCGGACGGTTCGCTGGCCACGGGTGGCTAG
- a CDS encoding RsmB/NOP family class I SAM-dependent RNA methyltransferase has translation MTGAPLKSTQGKPYRRPQKDPVRVLAFEALRAVGERDAYANLVLPGLLRAAEQDAVKKGRTFDRRDAALATELVYGTLRHQGTYDAVIAACVDRPLREVDPPVLDVLALGAHQLLGTRIPTHAAVSASVELARVVLGDGRARFVNAVLRRISAQDLDGWLAQVAPPYDEDPEDHLAVVHSHPRWVVTALWDALGGGRAGIEDLLAADNERPEVTLVARPGRSTPQQIASSLPPETTEPGRWSPYALRLAEGGDPAAVPAVRDGDAGVQDEGSQLVAAALAAAPLDGPDTRWLDGCAGPGGKAALLAALAAERGALLVAAEKQPHRARLVGRALHGNPGPYQVVVADGTRPVWRPGSFDRVLVDVPCTGLGALRRRPEARWRRRAEDVGGFGPLQRALLTEALTAVRPGGVVAYATCSPHLAETRAVVDDVLRSSQAPDADPVDARPLLPGVPALGDGPDIQLWPHLHGTDAMYLSLLRRR, from the coding sequence ATGACCGGAGCACCTTTGAAGAGCACGCAGGGCAAGCCGTACCGTCGTCCGCAGAAGGACCCCGTCAGGGTGCTGGCGTTCGAGGCGTTGCGGGCGGTGGGGGAGCGGGACGCGTACGCGAACCTGGTGCTGCCGGGGTTGCTGCGCGCCGCGGAGCAGGACGCGGTGAAGAAGGGCCGCACCTTCGACCGCAGGGACGCGGCGCTCGCCACCGAGCTGGTGTACGGCACGCTCCGCCACCAGGGCACGTACGACGCGGTGATCGCGGCCTGCGTGGACCGCCCGCTGCGCGAGGTGGACCCGCCGGTCCTGGACGTACTGGCGCTGGGCGCCCACCAGTTGCTCGGCACCCGTATCCCCACGCATGCCGCGGTCTCCGCGAGCGTGGAGCTGGCCCGGGTGGTGCTGGGCGACGGGCGGGCGCGGTTCGTGAACGCGGTGCTGCGCCGGATCTCCGCGCAGGACCTGGACGGGTGGCTGGCACAGGTCGCCCCGCCGTACGACGAGGACCCGGAGGACCACCTGGCCGTGGTGCACTCGCACCCGCGCTGGGTGGTGACGGCGCTGTGGGACGCGCTCGGCGGCGGCCGGGCCGGCATCGAGGACCTGCTCGCGGCCGACAACGAGCGGCCCGAGGTCACGCTGGTGGCCCGCCCGGGCCGCAGCACCCCGCAGCAGATCGCCTCCTCGCTGCCCCCGGAGACGACCGAACCGGGCCGCTGGTCGCCCTACGCGCTCCGGCTCGCCGAGGGCGGCGACCCGGCCGCGGTGCCGGCGGTCCGCGACGGGGACGCCGGGGTCCAGGACGAGGGCAGCCAGCTGGTCGCCGCCGCGCTGGCCGCGGCGCCGCTGGACGGTCCCGACACGCGCTGGCTCGACGGCTGCGCGGGCCCCGGCGGGAAGGCGGCGCTCCTCGCGGCGCTGGCCGCCGAGCGCGGCGCGCTGCTGGTCGCCGCGGAGAAGCAGCCGCACCGGGCCCGGCTGGTCGGGCGCGCGCTGCACGGCAACCCGGGTCCCTACCAGGTGGTCGTCGCGGACGGCACCCGCCCGGTGTGGAGGCCCGGCTCCTTCGACCGGGTGCTGGTCGACGTGCCCTGCACCGGTCTGGGCGCGCTGCGCCGCCGCCCGGAAGCGCGCTGGCGGCGCCGCGCGGAGGACGTCGGCGGCTTTGGACCGCTCCAACGCGCCCTGCTCACCGAGGCGTTGACGGCGGTACGGCCCGGCGGCGTGGTCGCGTACGCGACCTGCTCCCCGCACCTGGCCGAGACCCGCGCGGTCGTCGACGACGTGCTGCGCTCCTCGCAGGCCCCCGACGCCGACCCCGTCGACGCCCGCCCCCTGCTCCCCGGCGTCCCCGCTCTCGGCGACGGCCCCGACATCCAGCTGTGGCCGCACCTCCACGGCACCGACGCGATGTACCTCTCCCTCCTCCGCCGCCGCTGA
- the def gene encoding peptide deformylase — translation MSVKPIRLFGDPVLRMTAQPVTTFDLELRNLVKDLTDTMLEAPGAGLAAPQLGVSLRVFTYNVEGELGHLINPELTLSDELQDGPEGCLSLPGLTYDCERAYGVVARGFNMYGDPVTLDGTQRLARCIQHETDHLDGIIFVDRLDAERRKEAMKAIREADWGAQGAPQVKISPHDTFGRAL, via the coding sequence GTGTCCGTCAAGCCCATCCGCCTGTTCGGCGACCCGGTGCTGCGCATGACGGCGCAGCCGGTCACCACCTTCGACCTCGAACTGCGCAACCTCGTCAAGGACTTGACCGACACCATGCTGGAGGCCCCGGGCGCCGGCCTGGCCGCGCCCCAGCTCGGCGTGTCCCTGCGGGTGTTCACCTACAACGTCGAAGGCGAACTCGGCCATCTGATCAACCCCGAACTCACGCTCAGCGACGAGTTGCAGGACGGCCCCGAGGGCTGCCTGTCGCTGCCCGGCCTCACCTACGACTGCGAGCGCGCGTACGGCGTCGTGGCCCGGGGCTTCAACATGTACGGCGACCCGGTCACCCTCGACGGCACCCAGCGGCTGGCCCGCTGCATCCAGCACGAGACCGACCACCTCGACGGCATCATCTTCGTCGACCGGCTCGACGCCGAGCGGCGCAAGGAGGCGATGAAGGCGATCCGCGAGGCCGACTGGGGCGCGCAGGGCGCCCCGCAGGTGAAGATCTCGCCGCACGACACGTTCGGCCGCGCCCTGTGA
- the fmt gene encoding methionyl-tRNA formyltransferase, which yields MKLVFAGTPEVAVPALDALLASDRHEVVAVVTRPDAVAGRGRKLLASPVAQRAEEAGIEVLKPARPRDEDFLARLREIGPDCCPVVAYGALLPKVALDVPARGWVNLHFSLLPAWRGAAPVQHSVMAGDEVTGASTFLIEQGLDSGPVYGVVTEEIRPRDTSGDLLTRLSHSGARLLVATMDGIDSGDLVGRPQPADGITVAPKLTVEDAAVDWTAPALRVDRLIRGCTPAPGAWTLLAGERVKLGPVVPEPDAEALAPGEISVTKKAVFVGTGSHPVRLGDVQAVGKKMMGAADWARGTRIEPGSRFGA from the coding sequence ATGAAGCTCGTCTTCGCCGGCACCCCCGAGGTCGCCGTACCCGCACTGGACGCCCTGCTCGCCTCCGACCGGCACGAGGTCGTCGCCGTCGTCACCCGGCCGGACGCCGTCGCCGGCCGCGGCCGCAAGCTGCTGGCCAGCCCGGTCGCGCAGCGTGCCGAGGAGGCCGGGATCGAGGTGCTCAAGCCGGCCCGGCCGCGTGACGAGGACTTCCTGGCCCGGCTGCGGGAGATCGGCCCGGACTGCTGCCCGGTCGTCGCCTACGGCGCGCTCCTGCCGAAGGTGGCGCTCGACGTGCCCGCCCGCGGCTGGGTGAACCTGCACTTCTCGCTGCTGCCCGCCTGGCGCGGCGCCGCGCCCGTGCAGCACTCCGTGATGGCCGGGGACGAGGTGACCGGCGCGTCCACCTTCCTCATCGAGCAGGGACTGGACTCCGGGCCCGTCTACGGTGTCGTCACCGAGGAGATCCGGCCCCGCGACACCAGCGGTGACCTGCTGACGCGGCTCTCGCATAGCGGGGCGCGGCTGCTGGTCGCCACGATGGACGGCATCGACAGCGGCGACCTCGTCGGCCGGCCGCAGCCCGCCGACGGGATCACCGTCGCGCCCAAACTCACCGTCGAGGACGCGGCCGTCGACTGGACCGCGCCCGCGCTGCGCGTCGACCGGCTCATCCGGGGGTGCACGCCTGCCCCTGGGGCGTGGACGCTGCTTGCCGGTGAGCGGGTCAAGCTCGGGCCGGTCGTTCCCGAGCCCGACGCGGAGGCCCTCGCGCCCGGGGAGATCTCGGTCACCAAGAAGGCCGTCTTCGTGGGCACCGGCAGCCATCCGGTCCGGCTCGGCGACGTGCAGGCGGTCGGCAAGAAGATGATGGGGGCCGCGGACTGGGCCCGGGGCACCCGGATCGAACCCGGGAGCCGGTTCGGGGCCTGA